A genomic segment from Salmo trutta chromosome 38, fSalTru1.1, whole genome shotgun sequence encodes:
- the LOC115178572 gene encoding zinc finger protein OZF-like, translating to MKEEGEITFTLEEEGKTGDLINTRERPDSEEPETSKPLRRHHCSHCGKGFNQLGDLKTHERIHTGERPYHCSKCGKGFNQLGNLKRHERIHTGEKPYHCSHCGKSFNQLWDLKGHKTLHTAEKPYRCSLCGKSFTVLGSLKIHEINHTREKSYHCSQCENSFTELGSLKIHERIHTGEKPYYCSQCGKRFTQLGSLKEHKILHTMEKPYPCSLCVKRFSSSGCLKRHERTHTGDKPFQCSQCGKSFSLLASLKRHERTHTGNKTHHCSQCGKSFNLKEYLRVHERIHTGEKREKHFHCSQCGKSFSLLPSLKRHERTHTREKPYHCSQCGKSFKLKGQLKQHERIHTGEKPYHCSQCEKSFAWIGDLRRHERIHTGEKPHHCSQCGKHFTQLRHMRRHEIIHTGDKNVG from the exons atgaaggaggagggggagattactTTCACgttggaggaggaagggaagactggagatctgattaacacca GAGAAAGACCAGACTCAGAGGAACCAGAGACGTCCAAACCATTAAGAcgacaccactgctcccactgtggaaagggttttaaccAGTTAGGGGacctgaaaacacatgagagaatacacacaggagagaggccgTACCACTGCTCCAAGTGTGGAAAAGGTTTTAACCAGTTAGGAAACTTGAAGcggcatgagagaatacatacCGGAGAAAAGCCgtaccactgctcccactgtggaaagagttttaaccagTTATGGGACCTGAAAGGCCACAAGACTTTGCACACAGCGGAGAAGCCTTATCGCTGCTCCCTTTGCGGAAAGAGTTTTACCGTGTTGGGGAGCTTGAAAATACACGAGATAAATCACACAAGGGAGAAgtcttaccactgctcccagtgtgaaaaCAGTTTTACagagttagggagcctgaaaatacacgagagaatacacacaggagagaagccttactactgctcccagtgtggaaagagatttacccAGTTAGGAAGCCTGAAAGAGCATAAGATACTGCACACAATGGAGAAGCCTTACCCCTGCTCCCTGTGTGTAAAGAGATTTTCCTCATCAGGGTGCCTGAAaagacatgagaggacacacacaggcgataaacctttccaatgctcccagtgtggaaagagtttttcctTGTTAGCGAGCCTGAAAAGACATGAGAGGACACATACAGGAAATAAGACtcatcactgctcccagtgtggaaagagttttaacctTAAAGAATACCTGAGAgtgcatgagagaatacacacaggggagaagcgagagaagcatttccactgctcccagtgtggaaagagtttttcctTGTTACCAAGCCTGAAaagacatgagaggacacacacaagagagaagccttatcactgctcccagtgtggaaagagttttaagcTGAAAGGACAACTGAAACAGcacgagagaatacacacaggggagaagccctaccactgctcccaatgtgAAAAGAGTTTTGCCTGGATAGGGGACCTGAGAAGACatgagaggatacacacaggagagaagcctcatcactgctcccagtgtggaaagcatTTTACCCAGTTAAGACACATGAGAAGACATGAGAtaatacacacaggagataagAATGTAGGCTGA